In Deltaproteobacteria bacterium, a genomic segment contains:
- a CDS encoding tetratricopeptide repeat protein: MSRKISILLFSLVLVMGSCARMKGSWYLKNERYLEGIQETKKVLAQNPNDPWSNYYLGRFYLALEKPEQALPYLRKAARLQNDNADYYFWLGVAYWAVRDFAKERSSYQMALRADSGHVPARLYLGHNYLDNGQWQAALRQYDKVLLEDRNNPEALYNKGLALAGLQKTDKEIKAWKAYLQHYPEGKWALQAVDHLNSHGDFSYRNYTIGYRRITLQRIAFAPGSTELLPQSQTSLRVVGSILSINKKIQLKIAAYHKGNSSLALARAKAVKEFLLRNYPGILPSRLSTGGYGKAERVAVNKKVFFLDQSVSLLTLKK; the protein is encoded by the coding sequence TAGAAAAATCAGTATATTACTCTTCAGTCTGGTATTGGTTATGGGGAGCTGTGCTCGGATGAAGGGCAGCTGGTATTTGAAAAACGAACGCTACCTGGAAGGAATCCAGGAGACCAAGAAGGTTCTGGCGCAAAATCCAAACGATCCCTGGAGTAATTATTACCTCGGCCGTTTCTATCTAGCACTGGAGAAACCAGAACAGGCTCTGCCATACTTGCGCAAAGCTGCTCGACTGCAAAACGATAATGCAGATTACTACTTCTGGCTGGGAGTGGCTTACTGGGCAGTAAGGGATTTTGCCAAGGAACGATCAAGCTATCAAATGGCTCTTCGGGCAGACAGTGGCCATGTGCCAGCAAGACTGTATCTTGGACACAACTACCTTGACAATGGACAATGGCAAGCAGCCTTGCGGCAATATGATAAAGTGCTCCTGGAAGACCGGAACAATCCTGAGGCTCTGTACAATAAAGGACTTGCCCTTGCAGGGTTGCAAAAAACAGACAAGGAGATCAAAGCCTGGAAAGCATACTTGCAGCATTATCCTGAAGGCAAGTGGGCCCTGCAAGCTGTTGATCATCTGAACAGCCACGGAGATTTTTCATACCGCAATTATACTATTGGTTACCGGCGGATTACTTTACAGCGTATTGCCTTTGCTCCAGGGAGCACAGAGCTCCTCCCCCAAAGTCAGACCTCACTGAGAGTCGTTGGCTCAATTCTCAGTATAAACAAAAAGATCCAACTAAAAATAGCAGCCTACCACAAAGGAAACAGCTCTCTGGCATTGGCCAGGGCCAAAGCGGTGAAAGAGTTCCTTCTGAGGAATTACCCCGGTATTTTACCTTCTCGCCTGTCTACGGGAGGTTATGGCAAAGCAGAAAGAGTTGCAGTGAACAAAAAAGTCTTCTTTCTGGACCAGTCAGTATCTTTGCTTACCTTGAAAAAATGA